From one Bacteroides fragilis NCTC 9343 genomic stretch:
- a CDS encoding right-handed parallel beta-helix repeat-containing protein, whose protein sequence is MNKIVSFLFICLLLADLHAQNTIKIIDKDKTSTPVSPYLWGSFFEMGFGRSDLLWGELLFNRSFENTKPVSESNSWYTCYRGDVKEAKWWHSGYEEPKWYLLADGRKEEKLPLIFNNYWPSAHGKYFLQIDNRKKQIPTLLVQERIYIEKGKGYTVSGLFSSGGYLSEEKYSKESVPVTIAIYKEGDFHTPLSKTELAVNTNQFILYSSSLDATEYEGWCTYTIEVPAGGCVGIDLLSLMADDVIKGWKRESVERIKNELRPRTMRMPGGCFTSLYDWRSGIGPREERPVSYDTWWGCELLNDVGTFELVDLCEAVGAEPFFCVPVMFNNEYSAADWVDFCNNPTNAQRIAYGRTKPLNVKYWELENEPYRRFDAVTYANRCVDFAKAMKAKDPSIKIAVGNYWLFNKKFKEMLEIVGPYVDLITNRGGTPEEMRADIVILDAYNKAHGTDIKLCHTEFRAPVTRNEGNTDGLNQKDTGGEETLFNASIRWGFAMNMVEQYIAYQNMGGSFFTANYTNLSDGWGECLINTPKEGTYLNAPGVAFALLNSLDIAYPQIIEQEKENQDIVIQAAWNKRRDKLTLVVLNFSQNTQPCKIDFSQIKKSFRVRKGMKIAPQSDLSFNTLQHPEEVKVESFVPSTGKMMKLGLPGNSLIVVELQAERSHGIHVNASTGNDASIGSLAYPLKTIQAAADMAEPGDTVIVHEGIYRERVSPSRGGESEEKPIVFMAAKGENVEIKGSEVMKGWKKVNDTTWEVGIPNKFFGGFNPYAETLHGDWFERGKWCHTGEIYLNDIALMENPSLSNVLQNKGDSLLWFCKVEQDTTRLYANFGDKNPNQELVEINVRQSVFYPERPYVNYIVVNGFKLSQAATPWAPPTAEQIGLLGTHWSKGWVIENNTITHSKCVGITLGKYGDEWDNKSESEEGYVNCVKRALRHNWNREHIGGHLVRNNTVAYCGQAGIAGSLGAIFSKIKNNTVHDISTQNLFWGYEMAGIKIHAAVDVEISGNHIYRVEGGIWLDWMAQGARVTRNLLHDNRVVEVSFEVNHGPILVDNNLFLSPELAQIKLSQGMAFVHNLIVWKVWKLNNVDPRKTPYLAPHGTEIMGYHDCPCGNVSYFNNIFTRAEMTEYDDCVLPVQMEKNCYWGEAVSSGLDKNATVNSGFDADIQVIEKTDGWYLQINVPENWKDEKFRDKVSTKDLGRASIPDQSFNKENGTVIDLIQDYWGQNRKGQKKYYPGPIDFTTNGGKVMLKVYDK, encoded by the coding sequence ATGAATAAGATAGTAAGCTTTTTGTTTATATGTCTGCTTCTGGCGGATCTGCATGCACAGAATACAATTAAAATAATAGATAAAGATAAAACAAGTACACCTGTGAGTCCTTATTTATGGGGTAGTTTCTTTGAAATGGGGTTTGGCAGAAGCGACTTGTTGTGGGGTGAACTTCTCTTTAACCGCAGTTTCGAGAATACGAAACCTGTAAGTGAGTCAAACTCTTGGTACACGTGTTACCGGGGGGATGTAAAAGAAGCCAAGTGGTGGCATTCCGGCTATGAAGAGCCAAAGTGGTATCTGCTTGCTGATGGAAGGAAAGAAGAGAAGTTACCTCTTATTTTCAATAATTATTGGCCATCGGCTCATGGAAAGTATTTTTTGCAGATTGATAATCGTAAAAAGCAAATTCCAACTCTATTAGTTCAGGAACGCATTTATATTGAAAAGGGAAAAGGATATACAGTTTCAGGCCTTTTCTCCTCCGGTGGTTACCTAAGCGAAGAGAAATACTCAAAGGAGAGTGTCCCGGTAACTATTGCCATTTATAAAGAAGGTGATTTCCATACTCCGTTGTCAAAGACTGAACTGGCTGTGAATACAAACCAATTTATCTTATACAGTTCTTCATTAGATGCGACGGAGTATGAAGGCTGGTGTACTTATACTATAGAAGTACCTGCAGGCGGTTGTGTAGGGATAGATCTGCTGTCATTGATGGCAGATGATGTAATAAAAGGTTGGAAACGTGAGTCGGTTGAACGTATTAAGAATGAACTTCGTCCTAGGACCATGCGAATGCCGGGCGGATGTTTCACTTCGCTTTATGACTGGCGTTCGGGAATTGGTCCACGTGAAGAAAGACCGGTCAGCTATGATACTTGGTGGGGATGTGAATTGCTGAACGATGTAGGTACGTTCGAATTGGTGGATCTGTGTGAGGCAGTGGGGGCGGAACCCTTCTTTTGTGTACCTGTTATGTTCAATAATGAATACAGTGCTGCAGACTGGGTTGATTTCTGTAATAATCCTACCAATGCACAACGTATTGCCTATGGTCGTACCAAACCGTTGAATGTGAAATATTGGGAATTAGAGAATGAACCTTACCGTCGGTTCGATGCCGTCACGTATGCCAATCGTTGTGTAGATTTTGCAAAGGCGATGAAAGCAAAAGATCCTTCAATCAAAATAGCGGTGGGTAATTATTGGTTGTTTAATAAGAAGTTTAAGGAAATGTTGGAGATTGTCGGACCTTATGTGGATTTAATTACAAACAGGGGAGGAACTCCGGAAGAGATGCGTGCTGATATCGTAATTTTAGATGCATATAACAAGGCGCATGGTACAGACATCAAATTATGCCATACGGAGTTTCGTGCTCCGGTAACCCGAAATGAAGGAAATACCGACGGACTGAATCAGAAGGACACAGGTGGTGAAGAAACTCTCTTTAATGCTTCCATCCGTTGGGGATTTGCCATGAATATGGTGGAGCAATACATTGCCTATCAGAATATGGGTGGGAGTTTCTTTACTGCCAATTATACAAACCTGTCCGATGGTTGGGGAGAATGTCTGATAAATACTCCTAAAGAAGGTACTTATCTGAATGCTCCGGGCGTGGCTTTCGCTCTCTTGAATTCATTGGATATAGCGTATCCTCAAATAATAGAGCAGGAAAAGGAGAATCAGGATATTGTGATTCAGGCTGCATGGAATAAGAGACGGGACAAATTGACATTGGTCGTACTGAATTTTAGTCAGAATACTCAACCTTGTAAAATAGATTTTAGCCAGATAAAGAAATCTTTCCGTGTGAGGAAAGGTATGAAGATTGCTCCACAGTCGGATTTGAGCTTTAATACATTACAACATCCGGAAGAGGTGAAGGTAGAGTCGTTTGTTCCTTCAACGGGTAAAATGATGAAACTCGGGTTGCCCGGCAACTCTTTGATAGTAGTCGAATTGCAGGCGGAACGGAGTCATGGCATACATGTGAACGCTTCGACAGGAAACGATGCATCAATCGGTAGTTTAGCCTATCCTTTGAAGACGATACAAGCTGCTGCCGATATGGCTGAGCCGGGAGATACGGTTATTGTACATGAAGGTATCTATCGTGAAAGGGTTTCTCCTTCACGGGGCGGAGAGTCGGAAGAAAAACCGATTGTCTTTATGGCGGCCAAAGGGGAGAATGTGGAGATAAAAGGTTCGGAAGTAATGAAAGGTTGGAAGAAGGTTAATGATACGACTTGGGAAGTCGGAATACCGAATAAATTTTTCGGTGGGTTCAATCCATATGCTGAAACTTTACATGGTGATTGGTTTGAGAGAGGCAAGTGGTGTCATACGGGAGAGATATATCTGAATGATATAGCCCTGATGGAGAATCCGTCATTGAGCAATGTTTTGCAGAATAAAGGCGATAGTTTGTTGTGGTTTTGCAAAGTAGAGCAAGACACTACTCGCCTGTACGCTAATTTTGGCGATAAGAATCCTAATCAGGAACTGGTTGAAATCAATGTAAGGCAATCTGTCTTTTATCCGGAAAGACCTTATGTGAATTATATTGTGGTTAACGGATTTAAGCTGAGTCAGGCTGCTACCCCCTGGGCACCTCCTACAGCAGAACAGATTGGCTTGTTGGGGACTCACTGGAGTAAAGGATGGGTTATTGAAAACAATACAATCACCCATTCCAAGTGTGTGGGGATTACTTTAGGTAAGTATGGAGACGAATGGGATAATAAATCAGAATCAGAAGAAGGGTATGTCAATTGTGTGAAGCGTGCACTTCGGCACAATTGGAACAGAGAACATATCGGAGGGCATCTGGTACGTAACAACACTGTGGCTTATTGTGGACAAGCCGGTATTGCAGGTAGCTTGGGCGCTATTTTCAGTAAGATAAAGAATAATACCGTGCATGATATTAGTACACAGAACTTGTTCTGGGGATATGAAATGGCGGGAATTAAGATACATGCTGCTGTAGATGTGGAGATCTCAGGCAATCATATTTATCGTGTAGAGGGTGGTATTTGGCTCGATTGGATGGCACAAGGTGCAAGAGTGACAAGAAATCTTTTGCATGACAACAGGGTCGTGGAAGTTTCATTTGAGGTGAACCATGGACCTATTTTAGTTGACAATAATCTGTTCCTGTCTCCAGAACTCGCCCAAATCAAACTGTCACAAGGCATGGCTTTTGTTCATAATTTGATTGTTTGGAAAGTTTGGAAACTGAATAATGTAGATCCACGTAAAACACCTTATCTTGCACCTCATGGGACGGAGATTATGGGATATCACGATTGTCCTTGTGGAAATGTCTCTTATTTCAACAATATCTTTACCAGGGCCGAAATGACAGAGTATGATGATTGTGTATTGCCGGTACAGATGGAAAAAAACTGTTATTGGGGAGAAGCGGTATCTTCAGGCTTGGATAAAAATGCTACTGTTAACTCCGGTTTCGATGCAGATATTCAAGTGATAGAAAAAACGGATGGATGGTATCTGCAAATAAATGTTCCTGAAAACTGGAAGGATGAAAAGTTCCGTGACAAGGTTAGTACGAAAGACTTAGGTCGTGCTTCCATACCTGATCAATCTTTTAATAAAGAAAATGGAACAGTGATAGATTTAATACAAGATTATTGGGGACAGAACAGAAAAGGACAAAAGAAGTATTACCCCGGACCGATAGATTTTACGACTAATGGGGGAAAAGTGATGTTGAAGGTGTATGACAAATAA